The Methanocella sp. genome contains the following window.
CCTTATTCTGCATGTCGATACTGAGCCGGTCGATGATCGAGTCGTCCACGCCAAAAAGGCGCATGATCGCCTTGATGGGGCCCTCGAAAAATATGATGCCCAGGATAAGCTGGTTGGGAAAAAGGACATCGCCAGTCTTTAGCGAATAGATCAGAAGGATGGTCGCGATGATGACTATGATAAGGGAGACGGCGAGCAAGATCAGCAGTATCGAGCCAAGCAGCGTCGCCACCATGTGCAGCACCGATAATATGTCGTTCGGAATAGCCATCAGATTAGTAGAGTTTACGGGTACTTTTAAATATATTCCGGTTAAAGGTTTGCAGGGGCAGCGATATTCAACCTGCCGTCCCTTTAAGTTTATATAGTATAATTCTAAGTTATCAACGAAGAAGGTGCCATATGAGTAAAGAGTTTATGCTGGGTAATGATGCCATTGCCCGGGGACTGCTGGAAAGCAGCGTCGACGTCGCCACGGGCTATCCCGGCACGCCGTCCTCCGAGATCCTCATGACGCTGGCCCCGTCGGCCAGAGACCGTTTTCATATCGAATGGTCCGTGAACGAGAAGGTCGCTCTCGAGGTGGCCATCGGCGCGTCCTGGGCGGGCGCCAGGTCCGTGTGTACGATGAAGCACGTCGGCCTTAACGTCGCGGCGGACCCGTTCATGACCCTGTCGCACACTGGCGTCGTGGGAGGCTTGATCATAATTTCTGCGGACGACCCGGCCTGCCACTCGTCGCAGAACGAGCAGGACAGCCGCGTTTACTCTAAGTTCGCAAAAATCCCTTGCTTAGACCCCCAGTCTCCCCAGGAGGCCAAGGACATGATCGCCTACGCCTACGCCTTCTCGGAGAAGCACCAGATACCCGTGCTGCTGCGGCCAACGACCCGGATCTCCCACGCGAAGTCGGACATCGAAGTCCACGAGATCGCCGGCCGCGAGAAGAGCATCGAGTTCAGGAAGGATGCCGAGCGCTTCGTCGTGCTGCCGAAGCATACCCGGGTACTCCTTAAAAAGCTGAACGCCAAACAGGACGCGATGCGAAAAGAGCTCGCGGAGTCGCCATGGAACCGTCTTGAAATAAAGAAGGGCGCAAAGCTGGGCATCATAGCTTCCGGTGTGGCCAGCACATATGTAGAAGAGGCCATGGAGACCTTAGGCACCCCCGTCTCCTACCTTAAGATCGGAGCTTACCCCGTCGACCCCGAACTAATTAAAAAATTAGCCGGCAGCGTCGAGCGTATTCTCGTCATCGAGGAATTAACGCCCTTCCTGGAGGAGCAGGCCCGGATGTACGCCGATACCGTGCTCGGCAAGATGACGGGCGACGTGCCCCACGAGGGCGAGTTCGACACGCTCCTCGTATCGAATATGATAAGAAAAGTCGCCGGAAAGCCGCTGCTGCAGGACCGGGACGTTAAATTAGACTTCGAGCTGCCCGCCCGGCCGCCTGCCATGTGCGCCGGATGCCCGCACCGGGCGACGTTCTACGCCCTGAAGAGCGTCTTCAAGGACGACGCCATCTTCGCCAGCGACATCGGCTGCTACACCCTGGGCACGCAGCTCGCCGCCGTAGATACGTGCCTCTGCATGGGCGCGAGCATCACTATCGCCTCAGGCCTTAGCTTTTCCGGCGTTAAGAATAAGGTCGCCTGCACTATCGGCGATTCGACGTTCCTGCACACGGGCATTCCCGGCCTCATCAACGCCGTCTATAATAAGGCCGATATCACCGTCGTTATTCTTGATAACCGGACCACGGGCATGACGGGCCACCAGCCTCACCCGGCGACCGGCGAGACGATCCTCGGGGAGCCGTCGACGGAAATATCCCTGGAGTCCGTCGTGAAGGCCTGTGGCGTTCCGTCACTGCAGGTGATCGACCCATTCGACATTGAGATCGCAAAGGCCGCCTTTAAGAAAGCCTATAATACGGACGGCGTTAAAGTCATAATCGCCCGCCAGCCGTGCGTCATTACGGCAAAACGGATGGGCATCCGCCGGCATCAGTACGAGGTCGTGGAGGACCTGTGCGAAGGCTGCAAGCGCTGTGTCAAGTTCGGCTGCCCGGCCATGGAGGTACGGAACGGCAAGGCGTTCATCAACGATACCTGTGCCGGCTGTTCCATGTGCACGCAGGTATGCCAGTTCGGCGCCATCAAGGCGAAGGGGGTTTAAGCATGGATAAGTTCGATCTACTCATTGTCGGCGTCGGCGGCCAGGGCGTCATCCTCGCCTCGGACATTATCGGTAAAGCCGCCGTCCAGGAAGGCCTGCCCGTCCGCGCGGCGGAGACCCACGGCATGGCCCAGCGCGGCGGCGCCGTAGAAAATCACGTCCGCATCGGCTGCAAGTACGGGAGCCTCATTCCGGCGGGAGGCGCCGACTGCCTGATGAGCATGGAGCCCCTCGAGGCGCTGCGGTTCGCGAAGTACCTCAACCCGAAGGGCACGGCCATCATTAACAGCGAAAAGATCGTGCCCGTGACCGTGAACCTGGGCAAGGTCCCATATCCTGAATTAGAGGTCATCCGGGATACGATGAAGGGCCTGTGCGCCGAAGTCCGGATGGAGGACTATACGGCGCTGGCGAAAAAGGCGGGCGCCGCGCAGGCGCTCAACGTCGTCATGATCGGTGCCGTGTCGAAGTACCTGCCCATCAGCACGGAGACGCTGAAGGACGTCATCGCGAAGTCCGTGCCGCCGAAGACGGTGGCCGTGAACCTCAAGGCGTTCGAGCTCGGGCGCGAAACTTAAATATCATTGCTGTGTTGAATTACTCCCGTATTTTAAGCTTCATAAGGGCACGGAGGGCACTATTTTTCACCACAAAGGCACGAAGAGCACGGAGGCTCACAAAGTTTTCTTTTTAGATTAAGTTACAAAGTACACAAAGCCGGTTCATCGGCGATCAGGGCACGAAGGATACAAGGGCACAGTGGAATGAACAAGAGCACTTTTTGCCATCGTGCCTTTATATATTATAAATTCAAAAAGCGGCTCTGTGTCATTTGTATCTTAATTATAAAAAAGTCTTTGTGGGCCTCCGTGCTCTTCGTGCCTTTGTGGTGAAAATAGTGCCTCCGTACACTCTGAGACTTAAAAGAGCATATTCAACACAGCAAATATTATTAATGATGCGGGCTTCTAATCTCGCATCCATCCTTCTTTTTATCTAACGATAATGTCCTGGCGTTCGATATCCGTAAACCGGGCGACCGCTTTTCTGATTCTATTATTTCTCAACTGAAAATAACCTGGCAGGGCCGGTCATCCGGGCCTATTCTAAGACCTTCTTCAAAGCCGTATAAGAGATTACGTCATTCACGTCTTCAACGAATTTAATATTTTCCAGCTTACCGCTGGCGAGAGAATTATGGAGCAGGATGGGCGTAAAGTCTAGATCCAGGGCGCCACGATACGTGGATAAGACGCAGTACTCGGCGCAGTACCCGGTGATAATAACCGTATCGATGCCCTGTCCTCGCAATATTTCGGCGAGAAAGGTCTTGTTAAAGCCGTTACTATAATTTTTAACGATGTGGACGTCCGAGCTAAGTATATTCAGGCTGTCCGGCAAGCTAAAGCCCTCTGTGCCCGGGACCAGGTTCGATTCCGCAT
Protein-coding sequences here:
- a CDS encoding isochorismatase family cysteine hydrolase translates to MKPALLVIDVQKEFFKSSPLTAQSLDNAIEYINAAIALFRSKGLPVICIQHEDAESNLVPGTEGFSLPDSLNILSSDVHIVKNYSNGFNKTFLAEILRGQGIDTVIITGYCAEYCVLSTYRGALDLDFTPILLHNSLASGKLENIKFVEDVNDVISYTALKKVLE
- the iorA gene encoding indolepyruvate ferredoxin oxidoreductase subunit alpha, with translation MSKEFMLGNDAIARGLLESSVDVATGYPGTPSSEILMTLAPSARDRFHIEWSVNEKVALEVAIGASWAGARSVCTMKHVGLNVAADPFMTLSHTGVVGGLIIISADDPACHSSQNEQDSRVYSKFAKIPCLDPQSPQEAKDMIAYAYAFSEKHQIPVLLRPTTRISHAKSDIEVHEIAGREKSIEFRKDAERFVVLPKHTRVLLKKLNAKQDAMRKELAESPWNRLEIKKGAKLGIIASGVASTYVEEAMETLGTPVSYLKIGAYPVDPELIKKLAGSVERILVIEELTPFLEEQARMYADTVLGKMTGDVPHEGEFDTLLVSNMIRKVAGKPLLQDRDVKLDFELPARPPAMCAGCPHRATFYALKSVFKDDAIFASDIGCYTLGTQLAAVDTCLCMGASITIASGLSFSGVKNKVACTIGDSTFLHTGIPGLINAVYNKADITVVILDNRTTGMTGHQPHPATGETILGEPSTEISLESVVKACGVPSLQVIDPFDIEIAKAAFKKAYNTDGVKVIIARQPCVITAKRMGIRRHQYEVVEDLCEGCKRCVKFGCPAMEVRNGKAFINDTCAGCSMCTQVCQFGAIKAKGV
- a CDS encoding indolepyruvate oxidoreductase subunit beta is translated as MDKFDLLIVGVGGQGVILASDIIGKAAVQEGLPVRAAETHGMAQRGGAVENHVRIGCKYGSLIPAGGADCLMSMEPLEALRFAKYLNPKGTAIINSEKIVPVTVNLGKVPYPELEVIRDTMKGLCAEVRMEDYTALAKKAGAAQALNVVMIGAVSKYLPISTETLKDVIAKSVPPKTVAVNLKAFELGRET